One Nocardia iowensis DNA window includes the following coding sequences:
- a CDS encoding AfsR/SARP family transcriptional regulator — protein sequence MEFRILGALDVTAHGVQVDLGGLTRRAVLGYLLLHPNQVVPASQLRDALWHGDPPPTARKIVQNAISAIRKIIADRAQADPATVLLTKVPGYLLEVDPDAVDLCRFRRLVEQGRAESAAGSPAAAQLSLRRALQLWHGNALADLAEAGILWRELTALADERLNAYEDCFDAELACGRHREITPELEILTAAAPLREGLCRQYMLALYRSGRQVDALGVYQRSRANLVDGLGIEPGRDLQRLHQMILTQDASLQTRKFRPPA from the coding sequence ATGGAATTCCGGATACTCGGTGCATTGGATGTCACTGCGCACGGCGTGCAGGTCGATCTCGGCGGCCTCACCCGCCGCGCTGTGCTGGGGTACCTGCTCTTACATCCGAACCAGGTGGTGCCGGCCAGTCAACTGAGAGACGCCCTGTGGCACGGCGATCCGCCGCCAACGGCGCGAAAGATCGTGCAGAACGCCATCTCCGCGATCCGCAAGATCATCGCGGACCGCGCGCAGGCCGACCCCGCGACGGTCTTGCTGACGAAGGTGCCCGGTTACCTGCTCGAGGTCGACCCGGACGCGGTCGACCTGTGCCGCTTCCGTCGACTGGTCGAACAGGGACGGGCCGAATCGGCCGCGGGATCGCCCGCCGCGGCGCAGCTGTCGTTGCGGCGTGCGCTGCAACTGTGGCACGGCAACGCGCTGGCCGATCTGGCGGAGGCCGGAATACTCTGGCGCGAGCTGACCGCCCTGGCGGACGAGCGGCTCAACGCCTACGAAGACTGCTTCGACGCCGAGCTCGCCTGCGGCAGACACCGCGAGATCACCCCGGAGCTGGAAATACTCACCGCGGCAGCCCCCTTGCGCGAGGGTCTGTGCCGCCAATACATGCTTGCCCTGTACCGGTCCGGCAGGCAGGTCGACGCACTCGGTGTCTACCAGCGGTCACGGGCGAATCTGGTCGACGGCCTCGGCATCGAACCCGGCCGGGATCTGCAACGACTGCATCAAATGATCTTGACACAGGATGCATCGTTGCAGACCAGGAAGTTTCGGCCGCCCGCGTGA
- a CDS encoding protoporphyrinogen/coproporphyrinogen oxidase, which translates to MDTATSKPPRHVAVVGSGIAGMAAAFRLHTAGHEVDLIERSSVLGGRFGIDRLGDRPVMMGGKNLGRTYTAMRALLAELGAIGYEPFGINTSRVVDGRLVTFDSSNGPLEKLNWLRKLGPPSDLAKLLYLLSRVRRNAENKFLGSATFTDIAAASDDRPLSAHFGPRIAHNMFRALTVRLNGAEPDEVYLGTFGTNLGMFLDTYDQLTDGVEPAITALTERVAAQTDTRVERLLLDDGHIAGVGVVRNGGPLRERQYDGVVLATPAHAAADIVKSDLPALSSLLMDVRYFPSTVVLVEYEQPVFHQGVRAIVLDDGPCSNAGVYGINDLNIVRYTFSGRAARPTPSPDVLETWLNEAEQRVTSLLGTGPVRRVRKVERIWDAAYCAYLPYHGEFLSKVRAEVEAVPGLALAGDYLRGAQLEACCRSGMEAARRFG; encoded by the coding sequence ATGGACACAGCAACGAGTAAGCCGCCCCGACACGTGGCGGTAGTCGGTTCGGGGATCGCCGGAATGGCCGCGGCATTCCGATTGCACACCGCGGGCCACGAGGTCGACCTGATCGAGCGGTCGAGCGTACTCGGCGGCCGATTCGGCATCGACCGCCTCGGAGACCGCCCGGTGATGATGGGCGGGAAGAATCTCGGGCGAACCTACACCGCGATGCGCGCGCTGCTCGCCGAGCTGGGCGCTATCGGTTACGAGCCGTTCGGGATCAACACCTCGCGGGTCGTCGACGGGCGCCTGGTCACCTTCGACAGCAGCAATGGTCCGCTCGAAAAACTGAACTGGCTCAGGAAACTCGGCCCGCCGAGCGATTTGGCTAAGCTGCTCTACCTGCTGTCCCGGGTCCGTCGCAATGCCGAGAACAAATTTCTCGGCTCGGCCACCTTCACCGATATCGCCGCCGCGAGCGACGATCGGCCGCTGAGCGCGCATTTCGGTCCGCGCATCGCGCACAACATGTTCCGCGCGCTGACGGTGCGGCTCAACGGTGCCGAACCCGATGAGGTGTATCTGGGCACGTTCGGTACCAACCTCGGCATGTTCCTCGACACCTACGACCAACTCACCGACGGCGTCGAACCCGCGATCACCGCACTGACCGAACGGGTTGCGGCACAGACGGACACGCGGGTCGAACGATTGCTCCTCGACGACGGCCACATCGCCGGTGTCGGCGTTGTGCGAAACGGCGGGCCGCTGCGCGAGCGGCAGTATGACGGTGTGGTGCTGGCGACCCCGGCCCACGCCGCGGCCGACATCGTCAAGTCCGACCTACCGGCGCTGAGCAGTCTGCTGATGGATGTCAGATACTTTCCTTCGACGGTTGTGCTGGTGGAATACGAGCAGCCGGTCTTCCACCAGGGCGTGCGCGCCATCGTGCTCGATGACGGACCGTGCAGCAATGCGGGCGTCTACGGAATCAACGACCTCAATATCGTTCGATACACCTTCAGCGGCCGGGCGGCCAGGCCGACGCCGTCGCCGGACGTGCTAGAGACGTGGTTGAACGAGGCGGAGCAGCGGGTCACCTCGCTGCTCGGGACGGGGCCGGTCCGTCGGGTCCGCAAGGTCGAACGGATATGGGACGCCGCCTATTGCGCCTATCTGCCCTATCACGGTGAATTCCTGTCGAAGGTGCGGGCCGAGGTCGAGGCGGTACCCGGACTCGCACTGGCAGGGGACTATCTGCGTGGCGCGCAGCTCGAAGCGTGCTGCCGTTCCGGCATGGAAGCGGCACGCCGTTTCGGGTGA
- a CDS encoding AfsA-related hotdog domain-containing protein: MTVETLSFEQTVPRTLAHRRCLGEVFVADTTALGPAEFLAAIQIPRAHSHWSDRIAAYHDPLAAVEAIRQAMTVIGHRYLRVPLGTPMSLQRMETDVEDHSALREDGSAPLEGIVRIHAPQTGGTGGYFADNTFTASLTIGAALAMVVRGSGIAFPREAYEQFRRHQQQTRPADPDAEIAARGPVQPARIGRRNPRNVVVGRPDTRQGSALVLPLVVDQRHPSFFDHTYDHLPGPLILEGFRQAAVLAACEIGALATPVAAVAAIHATFTGFAELNVDADFVATVLPDGGGGAVVELDLSQFGTTIATCTVELAPYPPD, translated from the coding sequence ATGACCGTAGAAACACTGAGCTTCGAGCAGACCGTGCCGCGCACCCTGGCCCATCGCCGTTGTCTCGGTGAAGTGTTCGTGGCCGACACCACTGCGCTCGGGCCGGCGGAATTTCTCGCCGCCATCCAGATACCGAGGGCGCACTCGCACTGGTCCGACCGTATCGCTGCCTATCACGACCCGTTGGCCGCGGTCGAGGCGATCCGGCAGGCGATGACCGTTATCGGGCATCGATATCTGCGGGTGCCGCTCGGTACGCCGATGAGCCTGCAGCGGATGGAAACTGACGTCGAGGACCACAGCGCCCTGCGCGAGGACGGGAGTGCGCCGCTGGAGGGCATCGTCCGTATTCACGCGCCGCAGACGGGCGGCACCGGCGGCTACTTCGCGGACAACACCTTTACCGCGAGCCTGACGATCGGTGCCGCCCTGGCGATGGTCGTGCGCGGCAGTGGGATCGCGTTTCCCCGCGAGGCATACGAGCAATTCCGGCGACATCAGCAGCAGACACGCCCGGCTGATCCGGATGCGGAAATCGCTGCCCGCGGACCGGTCCAGCCCGCACGGATCGGTCGCCGGAACCCGCGCAACGTAGTGGTCGGCCGCCCCGATACGAGACAGGGTTCGGCGCTGGTGCTGCCGTTGGTGGTGGATCAGCGACACCCGTCGTTCTTCGACCACACCTACGACCACCTGCCGGGCCCACTCATCCTGGAGGGCTTCCGGCAGGCCGCCGTGCTGGCGGCCTGCGAAATCGGTGCGCTCGCAACGCCGGTCGCGGCCGTCGCGGCCATCCACGCGACGTTCACCGGGTTCGCCGAACTGAACGTCGACGCCGACTTCGTGGCCACCGTGCTGCCGGACGGAGGTGGTGGCGCCGTCGTCGAGCTCGATCTGTCCCAGTTCGGCACCACGATCGCCACTTGCACCGTCGAACTCGCCCCGTACCCACCGGACTGA
- a CDS encoding phosphopantetheine-binding protein, whose amino-acid sequence MSQECIADGRVVSIPTLRAGEPEDAGLLRAAAGTWIRGAAMDWPAVFADSGAALVDLPTYAFQHRRYWRTGAHYWCDSEHRVVSMPDDLGRAEPADSATGPDPAVEFRAGWSELDPARRLDYVLGVVRAQLSAILIDCPVDDIDTETGILGSGLTSLSVLELRARLNTVAGTALPLENFFADPTPRALAELICAGLTVPELASSRTTP is encoded by the coding sequence ATGAGCCAAGAGTGCATTGCCGACGGTCGCGTCGTGTCGATTCCGACATTGCGCGCCGGTGAGCCCGAGGACGCCGGTCTGCTCCGGGCGGCCGCCGGTACCTGGATTCGGGGCGCGGCCATGGACTGGCCCGCGGTGTTCGCGGACAGCGGTGCAGCGCTCGTCGACCTGCCGACCTACGCTTTCCAGCATCGGCGGTACTGGCGGACGGGAGCGCATTACTGGTGCGATTCCGAACACCGTGTCGTCTCGATGCCGGACGATCTCGGCCGAGCCGAGCCCGCCGACTCGGCCACAGGGCCGGACCCGGCCGTTGAATTCCGCGCCGGATGGTCCGAGCTGGATCCCGCGCGGCGACTCGACTATGTGCTCGGCGTGGTGCGCGCGCAGCTCAGTGCGATCCTGATCGACTGCCCGGTTGATGACATCGACACCGAGACAGGCATTCTCGGGTCCGGCCTCACTTCGCTGTCCGTGCTCGAGCTGCGCGCGCGACTGAACACTGTTGCGGGAACGGCACTCCCGTTGGAGAACTTCTTCGCCGATCCGACACCACGTGCGCTGGCCGAATTGATCTGCGCCGGATTGACAGTGCCCGAGCTCGCCTCCTCGAGGACGACACCATGA